From a region of the Canis lupus dingo isolate Sandy chromosome 5, ASM325472v2, whole genome shotgun sequence genome:
- the PSMD7 gene encoding 26S proteasome non-ATPase regulatory subunit 7, whose amino-acid sequence MPELAVQKVVVHPLVLLSVVDHFNRIGKVGNQKRVVGVLLGSWQKKVLDVSNSFAVPFDEDDKDDSVWFLDHDYLENMYGMFKKVNARERIVGWYHTGPKLHKNDIAINELMKRYCPNSVLVIIDVKPKDLGLPTEAYISVEEVHDDGTPTSKTFEHVTSEIGAEEAEEVGVEHLLRDIKDTTVGTLSQRITNQVHGLKGLNSKLLDIRSYLEKVATGKLPINHQIIYQLQDVFNLLPDVSLQEFVKAFYLKTNDQMVVVYLASLIRSVVALHNLINNKIANRDAEKKEGQEKEESKKDRKDDKEKEKEKEKGDSKKEEKKEKK is encoded by the exons ATGCCGGAGCTGGCGGTGCAGAAGGTGGTCGTTCACCCCCTGGTGCTGCTCAGTGTGGTGGATCACTTCAACCG AATAGGCAAGGTTGGAAACCAGAAGCGCGTTGTCGGTGTGCTTTTGGGGTCATGGCAAAAGAAGGTACTCGACGTATCCAACAGTTTTGCAG tccCTTTTGATGAAGATGACAAAGATGATTCTGTCTGGTTTTTAGACCATGATTATTTGGAAAACATGTATGGAATGTTTAAGAAGGTCAATG CCAGAGAAAGAATAGTTGGGTGGTACCACACAGGCCCTAAACTACACAAGAATGACATCGCCATTAACGAACTCATGAAAAGATACTGCCCTAACTCA GTACTGGTCATCATTGATGTGAAGCCAAAGGACCTGGGACTGCCCACAGAAGCATATATTTCAGTGGAAGAAGTCCATGAT GATGGAACGCCAACCTCAAAAACATTTGAGCATGTGACCAGTGAGATTGGAGCGGAGGAAGCCGAGGAAGTTGGAGTCGAGCACTTGTTACG AGACATCAAAGACACTACGGTGGGCACTCTTTCACAGAGGATTACAAACCAGGTCCATGGTTTGAAGGGACTAAACTCCAAGCTTCTGGACATCAGGAGCTACCTGGAGAAAGTGGCCACGGGCAAGCTGCCCATCAACCATCAGATCATCTACCAGCTACAGGATGTCTTCAACCTGCTGCCGGACGTCAGCCTCCAGGAGTTTGTCAAGGCCTTTTACCTGAAGACCAATGACCAGATGGTAGTGGTGTACTTGGCTTCACTGATCCGTTCTGTGGTCGCCCTGCACAACCTCATCAACAACAAGATCGCCAACCGTgatgcagagaagaaagaagggcaggaaaaagaagagagcaaaaaggatagaaaagatgacaaagagaaggagaaggagaaggaaaagggtgacagcaagaaagaagagaaaaaggagaaaaaataa